ACACTCTTTACGGGTACGGTCGAAAGTCGCCGATTGTTGGAGTAACATTTGTTATCTCGGCACTCTCTATCGCAGGTATGCCACTCTTCTTCGGCTTCAGGGGAAAGTTGAACGCGATTTCGGCCAGTTTCGATACCTCTCTTGCCGTTCCGGTTGTAATTCTCGTTGCGGCTGCCATTGAAGTCACATATTACTTCAGGTGGATCTTCACCTTCTTCAATCCGGTCGGAACGTCTCAGGTGACCGAGAAGAGAATGTTGCCCTCGGTGGAGTTTCTTGCCTTCGGGCTTGTGCTAAGTACGGTCATAGTCTTCCTCGGGGTAAGTTCCGGAGAGGCTTTCACAATGTTCGAGAGAGCCGCGGATTCTTTGGTAAATGGTGTTCTGGCAATCGGGAAGGCCATTCTGGGAGGGATGTAGATGAGTATTCTTTTTGTGTTAGCGGCATCTCTCTTTGCCGCTCCGTTGTTCTTTCTCGTCTCGAAGTTGAAGAAGAGTGTGGCCTATATGGCTTACGCCGCATTCCAGGTACTCGTTTTTCTCTACGTGTTTTTTTGGGGAGGAACCGGGTCATCATATGAAGTAGTCGGCATAACGAGTAAGCTTAACTTCAACTTTTCTATGACCTCCGTTAACTGGTTTTTCGCTTCGATAGTGATGCTAATAATATCCACGACTGCGGTCTTCATGTTCCCCCTGAAGAAGAGCCCGGTCAAAGTTTTTCTCTTGAGTCTTGTCACAGCAGGAGCATTGGGGGCAGTTTTTTCGGCTGATTTCCTTACTCTAATGATCTTCTGGGAGATCTCGACCTGGTCTTCTCTTTTGCTCATTATCCAGGATAAGGAGAAGTCGACCGGAGAGGCGATAAAGTATGCCGCTATAGCGGCAGTGGGAAGTTATTCAATGTTGTTTGCGATCTTCTATATGGACAGCAGGTTGGGCACGGTCGAGTTTTCCAGTGTGGCTTTGAAGATTGAAAGCCAGCCGATTGGAGTTCAGCTCACAATTTTCATAGCCTTGGCAATAATGGTTCTTGCAAAGATGGGAAGCTTCCCTCTCCATACCTGGCTTAGGGGGTCACATTCCTCTGCGCCTGACGAATTCAGTCCCATCCTGTCCGGAGGACTCACAAAACTCGGCGGTTTTCTGCTCTTCATTATGTCGATAGCGCTTCCCTCCTTCAAGGGTTTCGGTAATCTTCCTATACTAAACGGCATTCCGATCGTAAATTATGGATTTGCCTTACTTGGAGGTATTTCAATAGTCGTGGGAACGGTTATGGCTATTCGGATGGAAGACGCTAAAGAACTTATCGCTTTTTCGACTGTAAGCAACTCTGGCTATATAGTGTTGGCCCTTTCCATTGGCGGAACATATGCAACTGCAGGAGGAATGATGCACATTCTTAACCATGCCCTTGCATCTGCCGCCATGTTTATGGCGATAGCTGCCGTAGCCTACAGGACCAGGACTACCAAGATGCACGAAATGGGAGGGCTAATAGTGAAGATGCCCGTCACCTTTGCCGTTTATCTAGTTGCGATTATTTCGGTGGCAGGAATCCCTCCTACAAGCGGATTTGTCTCCAAGTGGTTGATCTATCAGCAGCTTGTTGAGAATGGGTTGCCATTTTTGGCCTTTGCCGCTTTCTTTGGAAGCATAGGGTCCTTCATGTATGTCTTCAAACCGCTGGCAGGGATTTTCCTGGGACAGCTGAAGCCCGAGCATGAGAAAGTTAGGGAAGCTCCGTTGATTATGCTTGCTCCAATGACCCTTCTGACACTTCTAACTATATTTTGGGGAGTCTTCCCCAGCAACGCAATTAGATCTATAAACAGGATTACAGAATCAATCGGCGGAGGAACCGTCGATGTGACTTTCTCGAGAATCGTAGCGCTGACTGGGGAATGGGATTCAGTTTTGGTCACGACCGTCTTCGCGATAGGTTTTGCGATATCATTGTTGATCTTCATACGCGCAAAGAGGGCCAGAAAGGTAGATCTTCTAGACAATTATACGGGAGGGGATTTTCTGTATACCGCGGAGCTCTATCACTTTTCTTACAGGATGTACAGGCCGTTCGACAGGTTATTCGAAAAGTGGCCTTCGATGGAAAACTGGCTTTCATCGACTTCTGAAAAGATCAAAGAGCTTGGGGCCCTGTTAAAGGCGGTCTTCTTCAACCGTAATCCTCAGGTATACATTGCTTTGACTGTTATCGTTATTCTTGGCGCCTTTTGGTGGTTGAGGTGATCATATGTTTATGAATATCGTAATCACAATACTTTCGGGGATCGCGCTTCTAGTAGTCGCGTTCATATTTACCGTGACGCTTGAAGGAATTGCAAGAAA
This genomic interval from Mesotoga infera contains the following:
- a CDS encoding sodium:proton antiporter, with translation GLAIFLVGVGSVESVTGSIMLLINNALSKFMLFSIDDQVIDEAGRDDRDTLYGYGRKSPIVGVTFVISALSIAGMPLFFGFRGKLNAISASFDTSLAVPVVILVAAAIEVTYYFRWIFTFFNPVGTSQVTEKRMLPSVEFLAFGLVLSTVIVFLGVSSGEAFTMFERAADSLVNGVLAIGKAILGGM
- a CDS encoding NADH-quinone oxidoreductase subunit M encodes the protein MSILFVLAASLFAAPLFFLVSKLKKSVAYMAYAAFQVLVFLYVFFWGGTGSSYEVVGITSKLNFNFSMTSVNWFFASIVMLIISTTAVFMFPLKKSPVKVFLLSLVTAGALGAVFSADFLTLMIFWEISTWSSLLLIIQDKEKSTGEAIKYAAIAAVGSYSMLFAIFYMDSRLGTVEFSSVALKIESQPIGVQLTIFIALAIMVLAKMGSFPLHTWLRGSHSSAPDEFSPILSGGLTKLGGFLLFIMSIALPSFKGFGNLPILNGIPIVNYGFALLGGISIVVGTVMAIRMEDAKELIAFSTVSNSGYIVLALSIGGTYATAGGMMHILNHALASAAMFMAIAAVAYRTRTTKMHEMGGLIVKMPVTFAVYLVAIISVAGIPPTSGFVSKWLIYQQLVENGLPFLAFAAFFGSIGSFMYVFKPLAGIFLGQLKPEHEKVREAPLIMLAPMTLLTLLTIFWGVFPSNAIRSINRITESIGGGTVDVTFSRIVALTGEWDSVLVTTVFAIGFAISLLIFIRAKRARKVDLLDNYTGGDFLYTAELYHFSYRMYRPFDRLFEKWPSMENWLSSTSEKIKELGALLKAVFFNRNPQVYIALTVIVILGAFWWLR